One stretch of Nitrosococcus watsonii C-113 DNA includes these proteins:
- a CDS encoding glucokinase: MKVLAADIGGTKTLLQIADWGENTPQVLAEQRYLSGDYSSFDDLLRTFLTETSSTGNGLRGACFAVAGVVTQGVATATNLPWRLDATHLEATFELPQVVLINDFTAIGYGIEGLTPDDFAILQSGKPEAAAPQAVIGAGTGLGQALLVWQEQTGHYQVLPTEGGHVDFAPQGKLQIALLTYLSRQLDHVSYERVLSGGGLVTLYHFLKETSGMAESPALKKALSEGDQAAAISRSALEHGDPLAGQALDLLIQIYGAQAGNLALTCLPRGGLFVAGGIAPKIIERLQAGGFMEAFLSKGRLSELMGQIPVKVILESKVGLLGASRLARRLAYEQL; this comes from the coding sequence ATGAAAGTATTGGCTGCGGATATTGGAGGAACCAAAACCTTACTTCAGATCGCTGACTGGGGGGAAAACACTCCGCAGGTTCTTGCGGAACAGCGTTATCTCAGCGGTGATTATTCAAGCTTTGATGATCTCCTGCGAACATTTTTGACAGAGACGAGCAGTACAGGAAACGGCCTTAGGGGTGCTTGTTTTGCTGTAGCAGGCGTCGTGACGCAAGGCGTGGCGACGGCCACTAATCTCCCCTGGCGGCTGGATGCAACACATTTGGAGGCAACATTCGAGCTGCCTCAAGTGGTTTTAATCAATGATTTCACGGCCATCGGCTATGGCATTGAAGGTCTAACGCCAGACGATTTCGCAATACTCCAGTCAGGCAAGCCGGAAGCCGCCGCTCCCCAGGCGGTTATTGGCGCTGGGACCGGGCTTGGACAGGCATTGCTCGTATGGCAGGAGCAAACGGGTCACTACCAGGTTTTACCTACTGAAGGAGGTCATGTAGACTTTGCCCCTCAGGGAAAACTCCAGATTGCATTGCTGACTTATCTTTCTCGTCAGTTAGACCATGTTTCCTACGAACGGGTATTATCAGGCGGCGGCTTAGTCACGCTCTACCATTTTTTGAAGGAAACCAGCGGCATGGCTGAAAGCCCGGCCTTGAAAAAGGCGTTGAGCGAGGGCGATCAGGCAGCGGCCATCAGCCGCTCCGCTCTGGAGCATGGAGACCCATTAGCGGGGCAAGCGTTAGATTTACTGATCCAAATCTATGGCGCACAAGCGGGCAATTTAGCCCTGACTTGCTTGCCGCGGGGGGGGCTTTTTGTCGCCGGCGGTATCGCACCCAAAATTATCGAGCGCTTGCAGGCGGGCGGATTTATGGAGGCTTTTCTAAGCAAAGGACGACTGTCCGAGCTTATGGGGCAGATCCCTGTCAAAGTCATATTAGAGTCCAAAGTTGGCCTGCTGGGAGCCTCGCGATTAGCAAGAAGATTAGCTTATGAGCAACTATAG
- a CDS encoding LysM peptidoglycan-binding domain-containing protein — protein MMGAATLLSLLKMQDFLIVFGLALLPALGNFVGGLWAEFLRTSERALNRALHAAAGIVLAIVAIELMPEALKSISPWMIALAFALGGFAYMALEAAIEYLQKKKGKNSSGSTAMWMLYGAVATDLFSDGLMIGAGSAVSPSMALILALGQVLADVPEGYAAIANFKDKNIPRRRRFWLSASFALPALTAATLAYFLLRDQNETLKMAGLVFTAGLLTVAAVEDMVSEAHEIAQDTRWSDFSFIGGFVLFILVSAGFKSYLIEEPESAVAAKAGAEALPALSVSETAKSGEKESLVTRLQERSREKDADMITRLPPTSATKKSQEKRALTSRLPKRLVVQHGDTLSQIAARLYGDPAQWRLLYAANRDRLDNPDLLRAGMELVVPLDSEK, from the coding sequence ATGATGGGGGCGGCAACTCTCCTATCTTTGTTAAAAATGCAAGACTTTCTAATAGTTTTCGGCCTTGCCTTGTTGCCCGCATTGGGGAATTTTGTCGGCGGGCTGTGGGCGGAATTTCTTCGAACCTCAGAACGCGCCCTCAACCGGGCGCTCCACGCCGCGGCCGGTATCGTCCTTGCTATCGTCGCCATTGAACTGATGCCCGAGGCGCTGAAAAGTATCTCCCCCTGGATGATTGCCTTGGCCTTTGCCCTGGGCGGCTTCGCCTATATGGCCCTGGAAGCGGCGATTGAGTATTTGCAGAAGAAAAAAGGAAAGAATAGCTCTGGAAGCACGGCCATGTGGATGCTCTATGGGGCGGTGGCTACGGATTTGTTCAGTGATGGCCTCATGATTGGTGCCGGTTCGGCTGTTTCACCCAGTATGGCGCTTATTTTGGCGCTGGGACAGGTGCTGGCCGATGTTCCGGAAGGGTATGCCGCGATCGCCAATTTCAAGGATAAAAACATCCCCCGTAGACGGCGGTTTTGGCTTTCCGCTTCTTTCGCTTTGCCAGCGCTAACCGCTGCCACTCTGGCTTATTTCCTGCTTCGTGACCAGAATGAAACCCTAAAAATGGCGGGATTAGTTTTTACGGCGGGACTGCTTACGGTAGCCGCTGTGGAGGACATGGTTTCCGAGGCTCATGAAATCGCGCAAGATACGCGCTGGTCGGACTTTTCCTTCATTGGTGGCTTTGTCTTATTTATCCTTGTTTCCGCCGGTTTCAAAAGCTACCTGATAGAAGAGCCTGAATCTGCTGTAGCGGCCAAAGCAGGGGCGGAGGCGCTACCGGCGCTTTCGGTTTCCGAAACAGCCAAGTCTGGGGAAAAAGAGTCTCTCGTAACGCGCCTCCAGGAACGTTCCCGCGAAAAAGACGCCGACATGATTACTAGGCTTCCTCCTACGTCGGCAACCAAAAAATCACAGGAAAAGCGTGCGTTAACGTCTAGGCTGCCGAAAAGGTTGGTTGTCCAGCACGGTGATACCTTGTCGCAGATCGCGGCGCGTCTCTATGGCGATCCTGCTCAATGGCGACTCCTGTATGCGGCCAATCGGGACAGACTTGATAATCCTGATTTACTCAGAGCAGGAATGGAGCTTGTTGTTCCCCTTGATTCGGAAAAATAG
- the apaG gene encoding Co2+/Mg2+ efflux protein ApaG, with product MEEPKPYKIIVEVATTFIEEQSDPAAARYVFAYTITIHNLGTIAVKLLTRHWIITDGEGQVREVRGQGVIGEQPSLKPGEQFCYTSGAMIETPVGAMHGCYGMVGEDGVTFDAEIAAFTLAMPGSLH from the coding sequence ATGGAAGAACCCAAGCCTTATAAGATAATAGTAGAAGTAGCGACAACTTTTATCGAGGAACAATCCGACCCTGCCGCAGCCCGTTACGTCTTTGCTTATACTATTACTATTCATAATCTGGGAACGATTGCCGTCAAGTTGCTAACTCGGCACTGGATCATTACCGATGGGGAGGGTCAGGTGCGAGAGGTTCGGGGGCAAGGGGTCATAGGCGAGCAGCCCTCTCTCAAACCAGGTGAACAATTTTGCTATACCAGCGGGGCCATGATTGAAACGCCGGTAGGCGCCATGCATGGTTGTTATGGCATGGTAGGAGAAGATGGCGTCACCTTCGATGCCGAGATCGCCGCTTTCACCCTAGCGATGCCAGGTTCTCTGCATTGA
- a CDS encoding TMEM165/GDT1 family protein: MIRKNRAISSAWFFLLGSINKWRITTLEYKVLLTVFVAVFIAELGDKTQLATMLFAADKEVSKLAVFIGASLALIVASGMGVLAGGIISQYISEKHLHYIAGVGFIGIGIWMLLKA; this comes from the coding sequence TTGATTCGGAAAAATAGAGCGATTAGCTCCGCATGGTTTTTTCTATTAGGCTCTATTAATAAATGGAGAATTACAACATTGGAATACAAAGTGCTCCTCACAGTTTTTGTCGCAGTCTTCATTGCTGAGCTTGGCGACAAAACTCAATTAGCCACTATGTTATTTGCAGCAGATAAAGAGGTAAGTAAGCTCGCTGTATTTATTGGGGCCTCGTTAGCATTAATTGTGGCTTCAGGTATGGGTGTTCTCGCTGGCGGCATCATTTCGCAATATATCAGTGAAAAACATCTGCATTACATTGCTGGAGTTGGGTTCATTGGCATCGGCATATGGATGCTTTTAAAAGCATGA
- a CDS encoding beta-class carbonic anhydrase, with product MSEIRKEILAANQSYAANFGDKADLPMPPGRHFAILTCMDARSDPAQYAGLAEGDAHVIRNAGGRASDDAIRSLVISYKLLGTREWFVIHHTDCGMETFTNEVMDKLLSSSLKSAILDGSGWHDNGPGPGSSEGKYINWLTIKDQTQSVLEDVKRIRHHPLVPGDLPIYGYVYDVKTGKLIEVPEATAAGKVV from the coding sequence ATGAGCGAAATTCGAAAAGAAATCCTGGCGGCTAACCAGAGCTATGCGGCCAACTTTGGCGATAAAGCAGACTTGCCCATGCCCCCTGGCCGCCATTTTGCTATCTTGACCTGTATGGATGCCCGTTCAGATCCAGCGCAATATGCGGGTTTGGCAGAAGGCGATGCCCATGTCATCCGTAATGCGGGGGGACGGGCCAGCGATGATGCTATCCGTTCCCTAGTTATTTCTTATAAGCTTCTTGGTACCCGGGAATGGTTTGTGATCCATCACACTGACTGCGGTATGGAAACATTTACCAATGAAGTTATGGACAAATTATTGTCTAGCAGCCTTAAGTCCGCCATCCTGGATGGTAGTGGCTGGCATGATAACGGGCCGGGACCCGGAAGTTCGGAAGGCAAATACATCAATTGGTTGACCATTAAGGATCAGACCCAAAGCGTGTTGGAAGATGTAAAGCGTATTCGCCATCATCCTTTAGTCCCTGGGGATCTTCCTATTTACGGTTATGTCTATGACGTCAAAACAGGTAAACTTATAGAGGTGCCCGAAGCGACGGCGGCAGGAAAAGTAGTTTAA
- a CDS encoding symmetrical bis(5'-nucleosyl)-tetraphosphatase, which yields MAIYAIGDIQGCYDEFQQLLKKIHFDERADQLWFAGDLVNRGPKSLEVLRLVYSLGKRAITVLGNHDLHLLAVAAGLHPLHSKDTLAAILSAPDREELITWLRHLPLLHRDTTLGITLIHAGLPPQWDMTKAESCARELEAVLQGPNWRDFLAHMYGDKPKLWKDDLQGWDRLRTISNCLTRLRYCDTKGRFFLKFKESPGAQTKSGLMPWFKVPHRASRGERIVFGHWATLEVGSYEGSVFAVDGGCVWGGQLVALRLDDKNPQWFFVDCQGYSKFT from the coding sequence ATGGCTATTTATGCGATTGGCGACATCCAGGGATGCTACGATGAGTTCCAGCAGTTATTAAAAAAGATTCATTTTGATGAGCGGGCTGATCAACTCTGGTTTGCCGGCGATCTGGTCAACCGGGGACCTAAGTCATTAGAAGTCCTGCGTTTGGTCTATAGCCTGGGAAAGCGAGCAATTACCGTACTGGGCAACCATGACCTTCATTTACTGGCGGTAGCTGCGGGCCTCCACCCCCTCCATTCCAAGGATACCTTAGCTGCTATTCTCTCGGCGCCGGATCGGGAGGAACTCATAACTTGGTTACGCCACCTTCCCTTGTTGCATCGGGATACTACGCTAGGAATAACGCTCATTCACGCTGGCTTACCTCCCCAATGGGATATGACCAAGGCAGAGTCCTGTGCCAGAGAACTGGAAGCGGTCTTGCAGGGGCCAAACTGGCGGGATTTTCTAGCCCATATGTATGGCGATAAACCAAAGCTATGGAAAGATGATCTACAAGGCTGGGACCGCCTACGGACGATTAGCAACTGTTTAACCCGGTTGCGTTATTGTGACACTAAAGGACGCTTTTTCCTGAAATTTAAAGAATCTCCGGGAGCTCAAACCAAAAGCGGCTTGATGCCCTGGTTTAAGGTGCCTCATCGAGCAAGCCGCGGAGAACGCATTGTCTTTGGCCATTGGGCTACCTTGGAAGTTGGCTCTTACGAAGGGTCTGTTTTCGCAGTGGATGGAGGTTGCGTCTGGGGAGGACAGTTAGTAGCCCTGCGCCTTGATGATAAGAATCCCCAATGGTTTTTTGTGGATTGTCAGGGGTATAGCAAGTTTACCTAA
- a CDS encoding ABC transporter substrate-binding protein has protein sequence MNRIWPTLGLLVAVALLMGCAPGPDGKNTLRFGLATSPLTLDPRYATDAASARITRLLYQPLVDLDASGKPIPSLAHWQQLSPSRYRFRLQLDRPRFHDGSKLSAQDVKATYTSVLDPDNGSPFLASLDKVQSIAVPNPETIDFVLKEPDSLFPGRLTLGIIPASLIAVGHPLNRIPVGNGPFRFKAWPEEGRLILQRRRDRQGFVFVHVPDPTVRVLKLLRGEIHMLQNDLPQELVAYLEDKEEISLQRGRGNTFTYLGFNLDDPVTGQPQVRLAIAHALDRQKIIRYVFKGAARPAQALLPPEHWAGHPALPPHAYDPQRARKLLKEAGFNAHSPARVSYKTSSDPFRVRLATIIQHQLQQVGIQVEVQSYDWGTFYGDIKAGRFQMYSLSWVGVKLPDAFHYIFHSESAPPQGANRGHFNDPQSDFLIERAGNTDNQNQQANLYRRLQARLLEQLPYVPLWYEDNVFAAHQGISHYQLAPDGNYDGLVEVRFHRYVK, from the coding sequence ATGAACCGGATATGGCCTACTTTAGGTCTACTGGTTGCCGTGGCTTTACTAATGGGGTGCGCTCCCGGCCCTGACGGCAAAAATACGCTACGTTTTGGCCTAGCAACTTCACCCCTTACCCTTGATCCCCGCTATGCCACGGATGCCGCCTCAGCCCGTATTACCCGCCTCTTGTATCAACCCCTCGTTGATTTGGATGCCAGCGGCAAGCCCATCCCCAGTTTAGCCCATTGGCAACAACTGTCTCCGAGCCGCTACCGGTTTCGATTACAGCTTGATCGTCCTCGCTTTCACGATGGCAGCAAGCTTAGCGCTCAGGATGTGAAAGCGACCTATACCTCGGTACTTGATCCAGATAATGGCTCGCCTTTTTTAGCTTCCTTGGATAAAGTGCAGTCTATTGCGGTGCCCAATCCAGAAACCATTGACTTCGTTTTGAAAGAACCTGATTCCCTGTTTCCAGGGCGGCTTACCCTGGGGATAATCCCTGCTTCCCTAATAGCTGTGGGTCACCCTTTGAATCGCATTCCGGTAGGCAATGGTCCCTTTCGCTTTAAGGCGTGGCCGGAAGAGGGCCGATTGATACTCCAGCGGCGACGAGATAGACAGGGGTTTGTATTTGTTCATGTACCCGATCCCACGGTGCGGGTATTAAAATTACTCCGTGGGGAGATCCACATGCTGCAAAACGATCTTCCCCAGGAGCTGGTGGCTTACCTGGAAGATAAGGAGGAAATTTCCCTGCAACGGGGTCGGGGGAATACGTTTACGTATCTAGGATTTAATCTCGATGATCCGGTAACAGGCCAACCTCAAGTGCGTTTAGCGATCGCCCATGCTTTGGATCGTCAAAAGATCATTCGCTATGTTTTTAAAGGAGCAGCCCGGCCAGCTCAGGCCCTGCTGCCGCCCGAGCATTGGGCAGGCCACCCGGCTTTACCCCCGCACGCCTATGATCCCCAGCGGGCCAGGAAACTGCTTAAGGAAGCTGGCTTCAATGCCCATTCTCCGGCCCGCGTTAGCTATAAGACCTCTAGCGATCCTTTCCGGGTTCGCCTGGCCACCATTATTCAGCATCAACTGCAACAAGTGGGCATTCAGGTAGAGGTGCAAAGTTATGATTGGGGAACCTTTTACGGCGATATTAAGGCCGGGCGTTTCCAAATGTATAGCCTATCCTGGGTAGGCGTTAAATTGCCGGATGCCTTTCATTACATCTTTCATAGCGAGTCGGCTCCACCTCAAGGGGCGAACCGAGGCCATTTTAACGATCCTCAAAGTGATTTTTTAATTGAACGGGCGGGAAATACAGACAATCAAAACCAGCAAGCCAATCTCTACCGCCGGTTACAAGCACGCCTTCTGGAACAACTGCCTTATGTGCCTCTTTGGTACGAAGATAACGTGTTCGCAGCCCATCAAGGTATCAGTCATTATCAACTAGCACCCGATGGGAATTATGATGGCTTGGTGGAAGTGCGGTTCCATCGGTACGTGAAGTAA